Proteins encoded together in one Catellatospora citrea window:
- a CDS encoding DUF3040 domain-containing protein, with protein MPLSEHEQRLFEQIERSLSEDPKFASAVRHSDPKFHARRRIIISAVLILAGLGLVVYGVADSEKLWLGVVGFVLMLGAAAFWMLAHKRSQTAELRSVGGTATRRTRGGSRGGRSGGIIDRLENRWRERGDFDR; from the coding sequence GTGCCGCTATCCGAGCACGAGCAGAGGCTGTTCGAGCAGATCGAGCGGTCGCTGTCCGAAGACCCGAAGTTCGCTTCGGCCGTCCGCCACAGCGACCCCAAATTCCATGCCCGCCGGCGGATCATCATCTCCGCCGTGCTCATCCTCGCCGGCCTGGGACTGGTCGTCTACGGCGTCGCCGACAGCGAGAAGCTGTGGCTGGGCGTCGTCGGCTTCGTGCTGATGCTCGGCGCGGCGGCGTTCTGGATGCTGGCGCACAAGCGCAGCCAGACCGCCGAACTGCGTTCCGTGGGCGGCACCGCGACGCGACGCACCCGAGGCGGCAGCCGGGGCGGCCGCAGCGGCGGCATCATCGACCGCCTCGAGAACCGCTGGCGCGAGCGCGGCGACTTCGACCGCTGA
- a CDS encoding methyltransferase domain-containing protein, whose product MERTVAQARIAGPRTAVIWSVLRGELAGQDGRPLSVVDVGGGTGGFAVPLAEAGHTVTVVDPSPDALASLLRRATDAGVAERVRALQGDADSLGDLIPPAAADLVLCHAVFEFVDDPDAVAQALHDALRPGGAASVLVANRAAAVLSRAVAGQWQAAAALLADAQARVTGRDTVRRRFDLIGAEALLAEAGLHVEQAHGVRVVADLVPGVVADADPEALLAFELAASAVPPYRDVATQLHLLARRRGHTDH is encoded by the coding sequence GTGGAGCGAACTGTGGCGCAAGCCCGCATTGCGGGACCCCGTACCGCCGTGATCTGGTCGGTGCTGCGCGGTGAGCTGGCCGGACAGGACGGCCGCCCGCTCAGCGTCGTCGACGTCGGGGGCGGCACCGGCGGGTTCGCCGTGCCGCTGGCCGAGGCCGGGCACACCGTGACCGTCGTCGATCCGAGCCCCGACGCGCTGGCGTCGCTGCTGCGCCGGGCCACCGACGCGGGCGTGGCCGAACGGGTGCGCGCGCTGCAGGGCGACGCCGACTCGCTCGGCGACCTGATCCCGCCCGCCGCCGCGGACCTGGTGCTGTGCCACGCCGTGTTCGAGTTCGTCGACGACCCGGACGCGGTCGCGCAGGCGCTGCACGACGCGCTGCGGCCGGGCGGCGCGGCCAGCGTCCTGGTCGCCAACCGGGCCGCCGCGGTGCTGTCCCGCGCGGTCGCCGGGCAGTGGCAGGCCGCGGCCGCACTGCTGGCAGACGCGCAGGCCCGGGTCACCGGGCGGGACACGGTGCGGCGCCGGTTCGACCTCATCGGCGCGGAAGCGCTGCTGGCCGAGGCAGGTCTGCACGTCGAGCAGGCACACGGGGTGCGCGTGGTCGCCGACCTGGTGCCCGGGGTCGTCGCCGACGCCGACCCGGAGGCGCTGCTGGCCTTCGAGCTGGCCGCGTCGGCCGTGCCGCCGTACCGGGACGTGGCGACCCAGCTCCACCTGCTGGCCCGCCGCCGCGGCCACACCGACCACTGA
- a CDS encoding transglutaminase TgpA family protein, whose amino-acid sequence MNSRRHLGLVAGAATVLASAPISQIFAGWSWLFEGGLMVAMVTGAALGARSLRGRLWAQLLAMLAALLIGLTWLFGEDTAIGGLIPTPDTFAQFGRLFALAGEEVQKSYVPVPDLDGLLFVSALGMGAVAILVDLCAVGLRRPALAGLPMLAIYSVPVAVYVDSVTPIPFIVGSTGFLWLLVSDNVDRVRRFGRRFTGEGRGVDVWEPSPLASAGRRLAVVGVLAAVALPLAVPAMSAGFLGDFGSGDGLGQAGKGPRGNGRVDLFAELSGRLKQAGVQDMVKVTTNDPDPFYMRFGVADQISGGGFASHQPTGQPVSDNLPDPAGLDLSAVRSQAATARVVITENFAMPLLPVYSAPTSVRGLDAAWSYDPSLQIVYSQRANSAELSYEFDYVRAEFTPDQLRTAPTMAASDANQREYSRVPEVAQVRTLVDKLVEGKTNNYDRVRALYDHFSAKNGFKYDVAAPAGTSGAAIADFLNNKRGFCEQYAAALAWMVRTANIPARVAFGFTLGGSADNGTRTLTNRNLHAWTEVYFSGFGWVPFDATPSTYVVGSAPTAWAPDVDAPETAPGGVRPSLSPGASGGPEGPGGPSRDPIDPDGGVIGPILIDDELPTWVWVVSGGVVLLLALLITPALRRTMLRRRRGMRTAAAAPSGGGFAEVGVSAADLTMTVVEDTDAARRQAHAAWDELIDTMIDHRLVVDPAETPRTTVERLIKTALPASAAVEQARLLGMAEERARYAPVPLSAERLTPAVRAVRQAIAGEADRGVRLTALLMPPSVLLRWRNAAYAGFTALSVRMSRLSGIGKRVLGPLRPGRLLR is encoded by the coding sequence ATGAACTCACGACGTCATCTGGGCCTGGTCGCGGGCGCGGCCACGGTGCTCGCCTCGGCCCCGATCTCGCAGATCTTCGCCGGCTGGAGCTGGCTGTTCGAGGGCGGGCTCATGGTCGCGATGGTGACCGGGGCCGCGCTGGGGGCGCGCTCGCTACGCGGGCGGCTCTGGGCCCAGCTGCTGGCCATGCTGGCCGCCCTGCTCATCGGCCTGACCTGGCTGTTCGGCGAGGACACCGCGATCGGAGGGCTGATCCCGACGCCGGACACGTTCGCCCAGTTCGGCAGGCTGTTCGCGCTGGCCGGCGAGGAGGTCCAGAAGAGCTACGTGCCGGTGCCCGACCTGGACGGGCTGCTGTTCGTCAGCGCGCTGGGCATGGGCGCGGTGGCGATCCTGGTGGACCTGTGCGCGGTGGGGCTGCGTCGCCCGGCGCTGGCAGGCCTGCCGATGCTGGCCATCTACTCGGTGCCGGTCGCGGTCTATGTGGACTCGGTGACGCCGATCCCGTTCATCGTCGGCTCGACCGGCTTCCTGTGGCTGCTGGTCAGCGACAACGTCGACCGGGTGCGCCGCTTCGGCCGCCGGTTCACCGGCGAGGGCCGCGGCGTCGACGTCTGGGAGCCGTCCCCGCTGGCATCGGCCGGTCGGCGGCTGGCCGTGGTCGGCGTGCTGGCGGCGGTCGCGCTGCCGCTGGCGGTGCCCGCGATGAGCGCGGGCTTCCTCGGCGACTTCGGCTCCGGCGACGGCCTCGGCCAGGCCGGCAAGGGCCCCCGCGGCAACGGCCGGGTGGACCTGTTCGCCGAGCTGAGCGGGCGGCTCAAGCAGGCCGGCGTGCAGGACATGGTGAAGGTCACCACCAACGACCCGGACCCGTTCTACATGCGCTTCGGGGTCGCCGACCAGATCAGCGGCGGCGGCTTCGCCAGCCACCAGCCCACCGGCCAGCCGGTCAGCGACAACCTGCCCGACCCGGCCGGGCTGGACCTCAGCGCGGTGCGCTCGCAGGCCGCGACGGCCCGCGTCGTGATCACCGAGAACTTCGCCATGCCGCTGCTGCCGGTCTACTCGGCGCCGACGTCGGTCCGCGGGCTGGACGCCGCGTGGTCGTACGACCCGTCGCTGCAGATCGTCTACTCGCAGCGAGCCAACTCCGCCGAGCTGTCGTACGAGTTCGACTACGTGCGCGCGGAGTTCACCCCCGACCAGCTGCGCACCGCGCCGACCATGGCCGCGTCCGACGCCAACCAGCGCGAGTACAGCCGGGTGCCCGAGGTGGCCCAGGTGCGGACCCTGGTGGACAAGCTGGTCGAGGGCAAGACGAACAACTACGACCGGGTCCGCGCGCTCTACGACCACTTCTCGGCCAAGAACGGCTTCAAGTACGACGTGGCTGCCCCGGCGGGCACCTCCGGCGCGGCCATCGCGGACTTCCTGAACAACAAGCGCGGCTTCTGCGAGCAGTACGCCGCGGCGCTGGCCTGGATGGTGCGCACCGCGAACATCCCGGCGCGGGTGGCGTTCGGCTTCACGCTGGGCGGTTCGGCGGACAACGGCACCCGCACCCTCACCAACCGCAACCTGCACGCCTGGACCGAGGTCTACTTCTCCGGGTTCGGCTGGGTGCCGTTCGACGCGACCCCCTCGACGTACGTGGTGGGCTCGGCCCCCACGGCGTGGGCCCCGGACGTGGACGCGCCCGAGACGGCCCCGGGCGGCGTGCGCCCCTCGCTGAGCCCGGGTGCCAGCGGCGGCCCGGAGGGGCCGGGCGGCCCGTCACGGGACCCGATCGACCCCGACGGCGGCGTGATCGGCCCGATCCTCATCGACGACGAGCTGCCCACCTGGGTCTGGGTGGTGAGCGGCGGCGTGGTTCTGCTGCTGGCACTGCTGATCACCCCGGCGCTGCGGCGCACGATGCTGCGCCGGCGGCGTGGCATGCGCACCGCGGCGGCGGCGCCCTCCGGCGGCGGGTTCGCCGAGGTCGGCGTCTCCGCGGCGGACCTGACCATGACCGTGGTCGAGGACACCGACGCGGCCCGGCGGCAGGCCCACGCGGCCTGGGACGAGCTCATCGACACGATGATCGACCACCGGCTGGTGGTCGATCCGGCGGAGACCCCGCGGACCACGGTTGAGCGGCTGATCAAGACCGCGCTGCCCGCCTCGGCGGCCGTCGAGCAGGCACGCCTGCTCGGCATGGCCGAGGAGCGGGCACGGTACGCACCGGTGCCGCTGTCGGCCGAACGCCTCACCCCGGCTGTCCGGGCGGTGCGCCAGGCCATCGCGGGCGAGGCCGACCGGGGCGTGCGCCTGACCGCGCTGCTGATGCCGCCGTCGGTGCTGCTGCGGTGGCGCAACGCGGCGTACGCCGGGTTCACCGCGCTGTCGGTGCGGATGTCCCGGCTGAGCGGGATCGGCAAGCGGGTGCTGGGGCCACTGCGGCCCGGGCGACTGCTGCGCTGA
- a CDS encoding DNA polymerase IV, whose amino-acid sequence MGRASGGGAPKGFGPDGDDAGCPFLHIDMDAFFAAVEVRRRPELRGLPVVVGGTGGRGVVSSASYEARAYGVRSAMPTAMARSRCPQAIFIPPDMAAYAEASQAVMAVFRDITPLVEQLSVDEAFLDVSGSRRLFGPPAEIARLIRRRVAEELQLTCSIGVAPNKFLAKLGSTRAKPDGMLVIPADKTLKFLRPLPVSVLWGVGERTEESLHRLGLRTVADVADASLSLLRAAVGQSLAAHLHELAWGRDPRQVSTEHQEKSIGAEVTFDTDLGDPEALRKTMLALAQKVAARARAAGQAGRTVSIKVRFADFRTISRSRTLPGPTDVAHDILATAWELFEAVRAQQRIRLVGVRLEGLLAAEGAVRQLALGEEEDGWREAEVAGDAVIARFGRGALRPASLLGTTRRSAGAAGPRPQNPAPGMVVPLSDPPPPS is encoded by the coding sequence GTGGGACGTGCTTCGGGGGGTGGGGCGCCTAAGGGCTTCGGGCCTGATGGCGACGATGCGGGGTGCCCGTTTCTGCATATCGACATGGACGCGTTCTTCGCCGCGGTCGAGGTGCGCCGCCGCCCGGAGCTGCGTGGGCTGCCGGTGGTGGTCGGCGGCACCGGCGGGCGCGGCGTGGTCTCCTCGGCCAGCTACGAGGCGCGGGCATACGGCGTGCGCAGCGCGATGCCCACCGCGATGGCCCGCAGCCGCTGCCCGCAGGCGATCTTCATCCCGCCGGACATGGCGGCGTACGCCGAGGCCTCGCAGGCCGTGATGGCGGTGTTCCGCGACATCACCCCGCTGGTCGAGCAGCTGTCGGTGGACGAGGCGTTCCTCGACGTGTCCGGCAGCCGCCGCCTGTTCGGCCCGCCGGCCGAGATCGCCAGGCTGATCCGCCGCCGCGTCGCCGAGGAACTGCAGCTCACCTGCTCGATCGGGGTCGCGCCGAACAAGTTCCTGGCCAAGCTCGGCTCCACCCGGGCAAAGCCGGACGGCATGCTGGTCATCCCCGCCGACAAGACGCTGAAGTTCCTGCGCCCGCTGCCGGTGTCGGTGCTGTGGGGCGTCGGCGAGCGCACCGAGGAGTCGCTGCACCGGCTGGGCCTGCGCACGGTCGCCGACGTCGCCGACGCCAGCCTGAGCCTGCTGCGGGCCGCAGTGGGGCAGTCCCTGGCCGCGCACCTGCACGAACTGGCCTGGGGCCGCGATCCGCGCCAGGTCAGCACCGAGCACCAGGAGAAGTCGATCGGCGCCGAGGTGACCTTCGACACCGACCTGGGCGACCCGGAGGCGCTGCGCAAGACGATGCTGGCGCTGGCGCAGAAGGTGGCCGCCCGGGCCCGCGCCGCCGGACAGGCCGGGCGGACCGTGTCGATCAAGGTGCGGTTCGCCGACTTCCGGACCATCTCCCGCTCGCGCACGCTGCCCGGACCGACCGACGTGGCACACGACATCCTCGCCACCGCCTGGGAGCTGTTCGAGGCGGTGCGGGCCCAGCAGCGCATCCGGCTGGTGGGGGTGCGGCTGGAGGGGCTGCTGGCAGCGGAGGGAGCGGTGCGGCAGCTGGCTCTCGGCGAAGAGGAGGACGGCTGGCGGGAGGCCGAGGTGGCCGGTGATGCTGTCATCGCCCGGTTCGGTCGCGGGGCCCTCCGTCCGGCCAGTCTTCTCGGTACGACCCGGCGTTCTGCGGGTGCGGCGGGCCCGCGGCCGCAAAATCCCGCTCCGGGCATGGTCGTCCCGCTTTCCGACCCGCCACCGCCCTCGTAG
- a CDS encoding DUF58 domain-containing protein, with product MREALRGLTTRGRSFLAAGAAALLCALALGEKDLMRVAVLLVALPLMAAAYVGRARYKLACTRSLDPYRVQAGGSARVLLRLQNMSRLPTGTLLLEDRLPYALGSRPRLVLERLGAQQASSVAYTVRAELRGRYEVGPLTLRMTDPFGLCELTRSFPSADKLTVIPNVSALQLVRLAGEYSGTGDSRARSVAVHGEDDAATREYRRGDDLRRVHWRSTARVGELMVRREEQPWESRATVLLDTRLGAHRGEGPTASFEWAVSASASIAVHLRQAGYRLRLVTDAGADIDATEGVGDGMLLDHLAEVKASPRGDVAGLVEHTRRRADGGLIIAVLGLLTAEEARLLSALRTSGTTCVAFFLDASTWLNLPAPAREAAEHEHAAAALSLMQSGWRVVRVKHGDQLPTLWPQAARGQQGFAVRAAMAETVTMGGGR from the coding sequence ATGCGTGAGGCGCTGCGCGGGCTCACCACCCGCGGCCGCTCGTTCCTCGCCGCGGGGGCGGCCGCGCTGCTGTGCGCGCTCGCCCTCGGCGAGAAGGACCTGATGCGGGTGGCGGTGCTGCTGGTGGCGCTGCCGCTGATGGCGGCGGCGTACGTCGGCCGGGCGCGCTACAAGCTCGCCTGCACGCGCAGCCTCGACCCGTACCGGGTGCAGGCCGGCGGCAGCGCGCGGGTGCTGCTCCGGCTGCAGAACATGTCCCGCCTGCCCACCGGCACGCTGCTGCTGGAGGACCGGCTGCCGTACGCGCTGGGCAGCCGGCCCCGCCTCGTGCTGGAGCGTCTCGGCGCGCAGCAGGCCAGCTCGGTGGCATACACCGTGCGCGCCGAGCTGCGCGGCCGCTACGAGGTCGGCCCGCTGACGCTGCGCATGACCGACCCGTTCGGGCTGTGCGAGCTGACCCGCTCGTTCCCCAGCGCCGACAAGCTCACCGTCATCCCGAACGTGTCGGCCCTGCAGCTGGTGCGCCTGGCCGGGGAGTACTCCGGCACCGGCGACAGCCGGGCCCGCTCGGTCGCGGTGCACGGCGAGGACGACGCCGCGACCCGCGAGTACCGCCGCGGCGACGACCTGCGCCGGGTGCACTGGCGGTCGACCGCGCGGGTCGGCGAGCTGATGGTGCGCCGCGAGGAGCAGCCGTGGGAGAGCCGGGCGACCGTCCTGCTCGACACTCGGCTGGGCGCGCACCGGGGCGAGGGCCCGACGGCCAGCTTCGAGTGGGCGGTGTCGGCCTCGGCCAGCATCGCGGTGCACCTGCGCCAGGCCGGATACCGGCTGCGCCTGGTCACCGACGCCGGCGCCGACATCGACGCCACCGAGGGCGTCGGCGACGGCATGCTGCTCGACCACCTGGCCGAGGTGAAGGCGTCCCCGCGCGGCGACGTCGCCGGCCTGGTCGAGCACACCCGGCGGCGCGCCGACGGCGGCCTGATCATCGCGGTGCTGGGCCTGCTCACCGCCGAGGAGGCCCGCCTGCTGTCGGCCCTGCGCACCAGCGGCACCACCTGCGTGGCGTTCTTCCTGGACGCCAGCACCTGGCTCAACCTGCCCGCGCCGGCCCGCGAGGCCGCCGAGCACGAGCACGCGGCGGCGGCGCTGTCGCTGATGCAGAGCGGCTGGCGGGTCGTGCGGGTCAAGCACGGCGACCAGCTGCCCACGCTGTGGCCGCAGGCGGCCCGGGGCCAGCAGGGCTTCGCGGTGCGCGCGGCGATGGCCGAGACGGTCACCATGGGAGGCGGCCGATGA
- a CDS encoding alkaline phosphatase family protein, which translates to MFVAPNYDEGTLADVLPGALAALGVPGLPDRLGLAARLDGVRRVAVLLVDGMGHHQLPAMAPVAPVIAATLRGELGLALSTTCGFPSTTPTSLVSLATGALPGAHGVLAFNTLVPGTDRVLNHTVWADDPPPREWVPVPPLYAAAVAAGIDTVVVNRPEYAGSGLTTATSAGARYVPAVDVDSLATGMLTALKEAPARALVYGYHPYLDKAGHEHGLTSPAWATAAADVGDLLARLVDGLPEDAALLVTADHGQLDVPADHRIDVHADPALSAGVRVVTGEPRVRYLHTAPGATADVLAAWRSRAGHAAWIGTRDEAIATGWYGPLGERHAARLGDVVAVCRDDWAILATATDPPSVARLIAMHGSLTEPEMRIPLLVHRP; encoded by the coding sequence GTGTTCGTCGCGCCGAACTACGACGAGGGCACGCTCGCCGACGTGCTGCCCGGCGCGCTGGCCGCGCTCGGCGTGCCGGGCCTGCCCGACCGGCTGGGCCTGGCCGCCCGGCTCGACGGCGTACGCCGCGTCGCGGTGCTGCTCGTCGACGGGATGGGGCACCACCAGCTGCCCGCGATGGCTCCGGTCGCCCCGGTGATCGCGGCGACCCTGCGCGGCGAGCTGGGCCTGGCGCTGTCGACCACCTGCGGCTTCCCGTCGACCACCCCGACCAGCCTGGTCAGCCTCGCCACCGGCGCGCTGCCGGGCGCGCACGGTGTGTTGGCGTTCAACACCCTCGTCCCGGGCACCGACCGGGTGCTCAACCACACCGTGTGGGCCGACGACCCGCCGCCGCGGGAGTGGGTGCCGGTGCCGCCGCTGTACGCCGCCGCGGTCGCCGCCGGGATCGACACCGTCGTGGTGAACCGCCCCGAGTACGCGGGCAGCGGCCTGACCACGGCGACCAGCGCGGGCGCGCGGTACGTGCCCGCGGTCGACGTCGACTCCCTCGCCACCGGCATGCTCACGGCGCTGAAGGAGGCCCCGGCGCGCGCCCTGGTCTACGGCTACCACCCGTACCTGGACAAGGCGGGCCACGAGCACGGCCTCACCTCGCCCGCCTGGGCGACCGCCGCCGCCGACGTGGGCGACCTGCTGGCCCGGCTCGTAGACGGCCTGCCCGAGGACGCCGCGCTGCTGGTCACCGCCGATCACGGGCAGCTCGACGTGCCCGCCGACCACCGCATCGACGTGCACGCCGACCCGGCGCTGTCCGCCGGGGTGCGGGTGGTCACCGGCGAGCCGCGGGTGCGCTACCTGCACACCGCGCCGGGCGCGACCGCGGACGTGCTCGCCGCCTGGCGGTCCCGGGCCGGGCACGCGGCCTGGATCGGCACCCGCGACGAGGCGATCGCCACCGGCTGGTACGGCCCCCTGGGCGAGCGCCACGCGGCCCGCCTCGGCGACGTGGTAGCGGTCTGCCGCGACGACTGGGCGATCCTGGCCACCGCCACCGACCCGCCCTCGGTCGCCCGCCTGATCGCCATGCACGGCTCCCTCACCGAACCCGAGATGCGCATCCCCCTGCTCGTCCACCGCCCCTGA